The sequence TCGAAGCCGCGCCGCTGCAGCGCCCTGGTCCACCGGGCGTGCATCCGGCCGCCGACGTGCTTGGCCATGTCCTCGGAGATCTCGCCGCGCCAGATCATCAGGACGTGCAGGTGGACGTGCCAGCCGTTCTTACCCCTGGTGACCTCGACCGCCTTGACCCAGCCCTGCAGGCCGGCGGTCGCCTGGTCGGAGACCCACTGTTTGCCCGAGGTGACCCGCGCCCAGGCCTTGCTCAGCGCTTCCCAGCAGTCGGCGAGCGACTGACGCTGGTTGTGACGCATCGTCAGCGTCACCATCGACGCCGTGCAGCCCTGTTCGAGCGCGTAGCGCATGAGGTCGGCCAGCTCCTCGGCCCGCCGGGTGGCGATTTTCGCCGAGCAGACCGGGCAGGCCCAGACGCTGCCGCAGTGCGCCAGCCCCGAGAAGCCGGCGATACGGCCACCTTTCCCGACACCGAGCCGGAGCGCCGGCCCCGAACCCTCGCCGTTGATAGAGACGTGACCGCAGTCCTTGACGCGCTTGAGCGTCGTGACCTGCCGCAACCGGTAGCGCAGGGAGTGGCGTTCGCGCCGCTTCGCGTGCTTGCGCTCGCGTCGTTCCTCAGGGGTCGAGTGCGGAGGTGAAGACTTGTTCGCAGACCTACCAAGCGGCTCCGCCGGCCGGCGAGGCTCACGCCGCCGGCCGCCGTCGCCGTCGTGGCCGACCTTCCGCTCATGCGCCACCTCGATGCGCGCACGGAAGCGCCGCGCCCGCCGATTCGCCGGTGCGTCGAGATGTGGTTGCAGGGACTCAGCCACGCCGGCCGCCTCGTGCACGACGCGCCGAGCCCTGTTGTTGCGCGCAGGGGTCTAAGCCTGCGAAGGTGGAGCCACTCACAGCAGCCCTTCGAGGGACTTGTTGAAAGCGCCGGGTGTGCCACCACCTGGCGTTTTCGCTTTGTATGGGGTTGTGGTC is a genomic window of Pseudonocardia broussonetiae containing:
- a CDS encoding protein rep, coding for MAESLQPHLDAPANRRARRFRARIEVAHERKVGHDGDGGRRREPRRPAEPLGRSANKSSPPHSTPEERRERKHAKRRERHSLRYRLRQVTTLKRVKDCGHVSINGEGSGPALRLGVGKGGRIAGFSGLAHCGSVWACPVCSAKIATRRAEELADLMRYALEQGCTASMVTLTMRHNQRQSLADCWEALSKAWARVTSGKQWVSDQATAGLQGWVKAVEVTRGKNGWHVHLHVLMIWRGEISEDMAKHVGGRMHARWTRALQRRGFDSWRDSGGLDVRLATLDPVKGGGLHEYFVKLSHEITGGQAKLARGGGRTPFQLLTEGLATGLADDIERWWEWEKASRGRRQIAWSKGLREWAKVEPEQSDEEIVEEELPGEELLLIRPDSWRALRSHPDRVCELLEAAEAGGFAGAAALLDDWGLAWMVGRSAPPPLTKVQLDAYRAFPRQLEPTA